From Micromonospora sp. NBC_01699, a single genomic window includes:
- a CDS encoding DEAD/DEAH box helicase, whose amino-acid sequence MSGNMAEAGRGVPAGTGSTGDEPTVAFARCAVLFEPADPPRAGTVAFWTAEGIPEPLGEPGKLTVLTPDPVDPNGVAVRTVEARRLPVRDALALLVRARRDAGGNAHPAAVFWGAAADEALHLVGRGRLLPGISPAGFDAWRVGPFDESDLERVAALGAAMPATARAIPLPEQDPPRLPDAVPLVRAFLDAVADTLPRRPDTTGAYAADAPQPADELRDWAGEVATVDTGLRLSLRIEADPDDVGTGPLRAVLQVADRNDAASLADARTLWAPGRTPGWPENVRTDISLAVRRAGRVFPPLSRLLDDPVPDMLVLDDDEVTDLLGGAAARLAAAGVTVHWPRELAGELHTTALLGGGRDLPAGTAGLFGEGRLLDFNWQVALGGIPLSAAEMDRLAEAHRPVARLRGRWILVDPETVRRARHRVLPPLSPVAALGAALTGTVDVDGRAVPVGATGWLDELRRRIADADGGTEPLPAPAGLTATLRDYQLRGLRWLTRMTSLGLGACLADDMGLGKTVTLIALHLHRQRDPETAGPTLVVCPASLLGNWEREIRRFAPGVAVRRFHGTGRDLDPADGFTLTTYGTMRLDARRLAGRRWGMVVADEAQHVKNPASDTAKALRTIDTGARVALSGTPVENNLTELWAILDWTTPGLLGPLSAFRERWVRPDGAVDLDRLAGLVGPFLLRRRKTDPGIAPELPAKTETDRPVTLTPEQAGLYEAVVRETLDEIRNSTGMARRGLVLALLTALKQICNHPAQYLGEEQPRLRGRSGKLELLDELLDTILAGGGAALVFTQYVAMARLLERHLTGRGIGTRLLHGGTPVDRREELVARFQAGEVPVFLLSLKAAGTGLNLTRADHVIHYDRWWNPAVEDQATDRAYRIGQTRPVQVHRLIAEGTVEDLIARTIADKRGLADAVLSGGAAALTELTDDELAELVTLRETT is encoded by the coding sequence GTGAGCGGGAACATGGCCGAGGCGGGGCGCGGCGTACCTGCGGGGACCGGTTCCACCGGGGACGAGCCGACGGTGGCGTTCGCCCGGTGTGCCGTCCTGTTCGAGCCGGCCGATCCGCCGCGCGCCGGCACGGTGGCCTTCTGGACCGCCGAGGGGATACCGGAGCCGCTGGGCGAGCCGGGCAAGCTCACCGTGCTCACCCCGGACCCGGTCGACCCGAACGGGGTCGCCGTACGCACCGTCGAGGCCCGTCGGCTGCCCGTACGCGACGCTCTGGCGCTGCTCGTACGGGCCCGGCGCGACGCTGGTGGCAACGCCCATCCGGCGGCGGTGTTCTGGGGTGCCGCCGCCGACGAGGCCCTGCACCTGGTCGGCCGGGGACGGCTGCTGCCGGGTATCTCCCCGGCCGGGTTCGACGCCTGGCGGGTCGGGCCGTTCGACGAGTCCGACCTGGAGCGGGTCGCGGCGCTCGGGGCGGCGATGCCGGCCACCGCGCGGGCGATCCCGCTGCCCGAGCAGGACCCGCCCCGGCTGCCCGACGCGGTGCCGCTGGTGCGGGCGTTCCTCGACGCGGTCGCCGACACCCTGCCCCGGCGCCCCGACACCACCGGTGCCTACGCCGCCGACGCGCCACAGCCGGCCGATGAGCTGCGCGACTGGGCCGGCGAGGTGGCCACGGTGGACACCGGGCTGCGGCTGTCGCTGCGGATCGAGGCGGACCCGGACGACGTCGGCACCGGGCCGCTGCGGGCGGTGCTCCAGGTCGCCGACCGCAACGACGCCGCCAGCCTGGCCGACGCCCGTACGCTCTGGGCGCCGGGCCGGACACCGGGTTGGCCGGAGAACGTCCGCACCGACATCAGTCTGGCCGTACGCCGGGCCGGGCGGGTGTTCCCGCCCCTGAGCCGTCTGCTCGACGATCCGGTGCCGGACATGCTGGTGCTCGACGACGACGAGGTCACCGACCTGCTCGGCGGTGCCGCCGCACGGCTGGCGGCGGCCGGGGTGACCGTGCACTGGCCCCGGGAACTGGCCGGCGAACTGCACACCACCGCCCTGCTCGGCGGCGGTCGGGACCTGCCGGCCGGCACCGCCGGACTGTTCGGCGAGGGCCGGCTGCTGGACTTCAACTGGCAGGTGGCGCTCGGCGGGATCCCGCTCAGCGCGGCCGAGATGGACCGGCTCGCCGAGGCGCACCGACCGGTGGCCCGGCTGCGCGGACGGTGGATCCTGGTCGACCCGGAGACCGTACGCCGGGCCCGGCACCGGGTTCTGCCGCCGCTGAGCCCGGTCGCCGCCCTCGGCGCCGCGCTGACCGGCACGGTCGACGTCGACGGGCGGGCGGTGCCGGTCGGCGCGACCGGCTGGCTGGACGAGCTGCGGCGGCGGATCGCCGACGCCGACGGCGGCACCGAACCGCTGCCCGCGCCGGCGGGGCTGACCGCGACGCTGCGCGACTACCAGCTCCGGGGGCTGCGCTGGCTGACCCGGATGACCTCGCTCGGCCTCGGCGCCTGCCTCGCCGACGACATGGGACTCGGCAAGACCGTCACGCTGATCGCCCTGCACCTGCACCGCCAGCGGGACCCGGAGACCGCCGGCCCGACCCTGGTCGTCTGCCCGGCCTCGCTGCTCGGCAACTGGGAACGGGAGATCCGCCGGTTCGCCCCCGGCGTGGCCGTACGCCGTTTCCACGGCACCGGCCGGGATCTCGACCCGGCCGACGGCTTCACCCTCACCACGTACGGGACGATGCGGCTGGATGCCCGGCGGCTGGCCGGTCGGCGCTGGGGGATGGTCGTCGCCGACGAGGCCCAGCACGTCAAGAACCCGGCGTCGGACACGGCGAAGGCACTGCGCACCATCGACACCGGGGCGAGGGTGGCGCTCAGCGGCACGCCGGTGGAGAACAACCTGACCGAGTTGTGGGCGATCCTCGACTGGACCACGCCGGGGCTGCTCGGACCGCTGTCGGCGTTCCGGGAGCGGTGGGTGCGACCGGACGGCGCGGTGGACCTGGACCGGCTGGCCGGGCTGGTCGGCCCGTTCCTGCTGCGGCGGCGCAAGACGGATCCGGGCATCGCCCCGGAGTTGCCGGCCAAAACCGAGACGGACCGGCCGGTGACGCTGACGCCGGAGCAGGCGGGCCTCTACGAGGCGGTGGTCCGGGAGACCCTCGACGAGATCAGGAACAGCACCGGGATGGCCCGGCGCGGCCTGGTGCTGGCGCTGCTGACCGCGCTGAAGCAGATCTGCAACCATCCGGCGCAGTACCTGGGCGAGGAGCAGCCGAGGCTGCGTGGCCGGTCCGGCAAGCTCGAACTGCTCGACGAACTGCTCGACACGATCCTCGCCGGTGGGGGAGCGGCCCTGGTCTTCACCCAGTACGTGGCCATGGCCCGGCTGCTCGAACGGCATCTCACCGGGCGCGGGATCGGCACCCGGCTGCTGCACGGCGGTACCCCGGTGGACCGGCGGGAGGAGCTGGTGGCGCGGTTCCAGGCCGGCGAGGTGCCGGTTTTCCTGCTCTCGTTGAAGGCCGCCGGCACGGGACTCAACCTGACCCGCGCCGATCACGTGATCCACTACGACCGCTGGTGGAACCCGGCCGTGGAGGACCAGGCCACCGACCGGGCGTACCGGATCGGGCAGACCCGGCCGGTGCAGGTGCACCGGCTGATCGCGGAGGGCACGGTGGAGGACCTGATCGCCCGGACCATCGCCGACAAGCGCGGACTGGCCGACGCGGTGCTCTCCGGCGGCGCGGCGGCGCTCACCGAGCTGACCGACGA
- a CDS encoding ABC transporter permease yields MTTLAPPPPRSLFGRLRWAVADGWTITHRDLSHWARQPWQIVIALLFPVLTVLMFGYLLGGGMTVPGGGDYREFLLPGMFALTMVFGLETTFAAVATDAARGVTDRFRSMPMAPSAVVVGRGTADLLNSLVGLALMIGCGLAVGWSWHHGPVRAAAAIGLLLLLRFALLWVGIWLGLLAKGPEALVAVQILVWPLGFLSNTFAAPETMPGWLGVIAEWNPLSSTVAATRELFGNPGWGGDSWIAQHALLMSVLWPTLLIVVFFPLAVRRYRRLSA; encoded by the coding sequence GTGACGACCCTCGCCCCGCCCCCGCCCCGGTCACTGTTCGGCCGGCTGCGCTGGGCCGTCGCCGACGGCTGGACGATCACCCACCGCGACCTGTCCCACTGGGCCCGCCAGCCGTGGCAGATCGTCATCGCGCTGCTCTTCCCGGTGCTGACCGTGCTGATGTTCGGCTATCTGCTCGGCGGCGGCATGACGGTGCCGGGCGGCGGCGACTACCGGGAGTTCCTGCTGCCCGGCATGTTCGCCCTGACCATGGTCTTCGGGCTGGAGACGACGTTCGCGGCGGTCGCCACCGACGCGGCCAGGGGCGTCACCGACCGGTTCCGCTCGATGCCGATGGCACCGTCGGCGGTTGTCGTCGGCCGAGGCACCGCCGACCTGCTCAACTCGCTCGTCGGCCTGGCCCTGATGATCGGCTGCGGGCTCGCCGTCGGCTGGTCCTGGCACCACGGACCGGTACGCGCCGCCGCCGCGATCGGACTGCTCCTGCTGCTGCGCTTCGCGCTGCTCTGGGTCGGCATCTGGCTCGGCCTGCTGGCCAAAGGCCCGGAGGCGCTGGTCGCCGTACAGATCCTGGTCTGGCCGCTGGGATTCCTGTCCAACACCTTCGCGGCGCCGGAGACCATGCCGGGCTGGCTCGGCGTGATCGCCGAGTGGAACCCGCTCTCCTCGACCGTCGCCGCCACCCGCGAGCTGTTCGGCAACCCCGGCTGGGGCGGCGACTCCTGGATCGCCCAGCACGCCCTGCTGATGTCGGTGCTCTGGCCCACCCTGCTGATAGTGGTCTTCTTCCCCCTCGCCGTACGCCGTTACCGCAGGCTGAGCGCGTGA